A part of Helicobacter fennelliae genomic DNA contains:
- a CDS encoding efflux RND transporter permease subunit: protein MNFIRFCLKNPVFASVGGIFILLFGCISWYKIPYQLLPQTTRPVISIYTAWSGASPYEIEKEITQKQEKYLKNLPKLVSMTSTSRDAMAIIHLEFELGTDLKTAFLNVSSKLEEVGNYHQDIQKPIIKTTGESIPIAVYLFAKTKDPNQNIDTYKNFIHDNILQYYERIEGVGEVYMSGGTTKQAQIFLNVQQLAFNNITISEVIKAINAQNLNISSGNIDFDQRSYRIQTIGKYTSIEDILNTFIKVQNGKSVRLKDIADVKMGYEKKTSYNIHNSDNVISIQIRPSASANILDLTNKVRDLTQKLNDTLMAEQNLSIDWGRDQQGFILNAIKQVKQSVVIGIILSIGILFVFLRNIVSLFIISLIIPLSIIGTFVVLYIFGRTLNVISLAGISFAISMVIDCGIVVLESIIRNQHKRTNPFEATFIGVKEVVGALFASSITTIGIFIPIIYLKDEAGQLFADIAFASSGAIIIAFIVCIFIIPALLLIALPKHKTQSKLSQKIGDFGEMLATIILKLVCFCIKTPFHKIACIVIFLGTCIAFSIMTFPKLDYMPKGSQNFIISYLSTPPGLSLNEKYYIVHLIQQEIAPFLEQNGYEQSLPSNPPVIEDFFISADNSMYFYLVAKDPKKAKDLIPFAKQIINKIPNVSGVVLQQEIFSSQSSSSIDLNISGYNLESIAQAAHKLQTLISQKFPDISVRVIPALTANNREINLYPNSFAFLQNKLDIDSFGDILNVALNGKTLGDVRLNNEYIDLVLKSSQAKNQSPEDILFTQIYTPSGKIVTLGSLVNAKNKLGISTIRHFEQKRNILLILNPSSTQPLESIIQTLQDEILTPAHAEFPYLTFSLNGNADKLSLLKSNLSLGFLLAVMITYLILCALYESFIYPFFIILSVPFAITGGLIGLFIVNRYIDMQNLDAITMLGFIILVGSVVNNAILIIYQARINYNEYKMPWQTSVLDSTKTRLAPIYMSMLTSVLALLPLVIFSGDGSEIYRGLGAILIGGLAFSTLISVFIIPVLLLLWTPKRAMTYKNDTISSYNKTQSTN from the coding sequence ATGAATTTTATAAGATTTTGTCTCAAAAATCCTGTTTTTGCTAGTGTAGGCGGAATCTTTATCTTGCTTTTTGGCTGCATTAGCTGGTATAAAATCCCCTATCAGCTCCTTCCGCAAACAACGCGCCCTGTAATTAGCATTTATACAGCTTGGAGCGGTGCTTCTCCTTATGAGATAGAAAAAGAAATCACCCAAAAGCAAGAAAAATATCTCAAAAATCTCCCAAAACTTGTCAGTATGACTTCAACCTCGCGAGATGCAATGGCAATCATTCACCTTGAATTTGAGCTTGGAACAGATCTCAAAACAGCATTTCTTAATGTCAGCTCAAAGCTTGAAGAAGTAGGAAATTATCATCAAGACATTCAAAAACCAATCATTAAAACAACGGGTGAGAGCATACCCATTGCAGTGTATTTATTTGCCAAAACAAAAGATCCAAATCAAAATATTGATACTTACAAAAACTTCATTCATGATAATATTTTGCAATATTATGAGCGCATAGAAGGCGTGGGTGAAGTGTATATGTCTGGTGGCACAACAAAGCAAGCCCAAATTTTTCTCAATGTCCAACAGCTTGCATTTAATAACATCACAATCTCTGAAGTCATCAAAGCTATCAATGCGCAAAATCTCAATATTTCATCAGGTAATATTGATTTTGATCAGCGAAGTTACAGAATCCAAACTATAGGCAAATACACTTCGATTGAAGATATTTTAAATACCTTTATCAAAGTCCAAAATGGCAAAAGTGTGCGCCTAAAAGACATCGCTGATGTCAAAATGGGCTATGAGAAAAAAACAAGCTACAACATACATAATAGCGACAATGTAATCTCAATCCAAATCCGACCAAGCGCATCAGCAAATATCCTTGATCTGACAAATAAAGTCCGCGATCTCACCCAAAAACTCAATGATACACTTATGGCAGAGCAGAATCTAAGTATTGATTGGGGGCGCGATCAACAGGGTTTCATACTTAATGCAATCAAGCAAGTTAAGCAAAGTGTTGTGATAGGTATTATTCTCTCCATTGGAATCTTATTTGTATTTTTGCGTAATATTGTCTCGCTTTTTATTATCTCGCTTATCATTCCATTAAGCATTATCGGAACTTTTGTGGTTTTGTATATCTTTGGAAGGACACTTAATGTAATCTCACTTGCAGGTATTTCGTTTGCGATTTCAATGGTGATTGATTGTGGAATTGTCGTGCTAGAATCTATCATTAGAAATCAGCACAAAAGAACAAATCCATTTGAAGCGACTTTTATCGGCGTCAAAGAAGTCGTTGGCGCGCTATTTGCCTCAAGTATCACAACCATAGGTATTTTTATCCCCATTATTTACCTCAAAGATGAAGCTGGGCAACTCTTTGCTGATATTGCGTTTGCTTCAAGTGGCGCGATAATTATTGCATTTATTGTGTGTATTTTTATCATTCCTGCACTTTTACTCATCGCCCTTCCTAAGCACAAAACCCAATCAAAACTCAGCCAAAAAATAGGCGACTTTGGAGAGATGCTTGCTACGATTATCTTAAAACTTGTTTGTTTTTGTATCAAAACTCCATTCCACAAAATAGCGTGCATTGTGATTTTTCTTGGCACATGTATAGCATTTAGTATCATGACTTTTCCAAAGCTTGATTATATGCCAAAAGGCTCTCAAAACTTCATCATCTCATATCTTTCAACCCCGCCGGGCTTATCGCTCAATGAAAAATATTATATCGTGCATTTAATCCAGCAAGAAATCGCGCCATTTTTAGAGCAAAATGGCTATGAGCAATCCTTGCCCTCAAATCCACCTGTAATTGAGGATTTTTTCATTAGTGCGGATAATTCGATGTATTTTTATCTTGTCGCCAAAGACCCCAAAAAAGCCAAAGATCTTATCCCTTTTGCAAAGCAGATTATCAATAAGATTCCAAATGTATCAGGCGTTGTATTGCAGCAAGAAATCTTTAGCTCCCAATCAAGCTCAAGTATTGATCTTAACATCAGTGGCTACAATCTAGAATCTATCGCGCAAGCTGCGCACAAACTCCAAACGCTCATCTCACAAAAATTCCCCGATATAAGTGTGCGAGTAATCCCAGCACTCACAGCCAATAATCGAGAAATCAACCTCTATCCTAATTCATTTGCGTTTTTGCAAAACAAGCTTGATATAGACAGCTTTGGAGATATACTCAATGTCGCGCTCAATGGTAAAACATTAGGCGATGTTAGGCTCAATAATGAATACATCGATTTAGTGCTTAAATCCTCTCAAGCCAAAAATCAATCGCCCGAAGATATTTTATTTACGCAAATCTACACACCAAGTGGCAAAATCGTTACACTCGGATCCTTAGTCAATGCCAAAAACAAGCTTGGTATCTCAACTATCCGACATTTTGAGCAAAAACGAAATATCCTCCTTATCCTCAATCCAAGCAGCACCCAACCTCTTGAATCCATTATCCAAACACTCCAAGATGAGATTCTCACGCCCGCGCACGCTGAATTTCCATATCTGACATTTAGCCTCAATGGCAATGCTGATAAACTCAGCCTCCTAAAAAGCAATCTTTCTTTAGGATTTTTGCTTGCTGTGATGATTACTTATCTGATTTTGTGTGCGCTATATGAAAGCTTTATTTATCCATTTTTTATCATCTTAAGCGTGCCATTTGCAATCACAGGCGGTTTGATTGGGCTATTTATCGTCAATCGCTATATTGATATGCAGAATCTTGATGCAATCACTATGCTAGGCTTTATTATTTTGGTCGGAAGTGTGGTAAATAATGCGATACTTATCATCTACCAAGCACGCATTAATTATAATGAATACAAAATGCCATGGCAAACAAGCGTGCTAGATTCTACAAAAACACGGCTTGCACCAATTTATATGAGTATGCTTACAAGTGTTTTGGCATTATTGCCATTAGTGATTTTTAGCGGTGATGGAAGTGAGATATATCGAGGATTAGGCGCGATTTTAATCGGAGGATTAGCTTTTTCCACGCTTATTAGTGTATTTATTATTCCTGTATTGCTTTTGCTTTGGACGCCAAAACGAGCGATGACATACAAAAATGATACAATCTCATCATATAATAAAACACAATCAACAAACTAA
- a CDS encoding TolC family protein yields the protein MRHYGFVFFALSCAFIHSIAPNLYGLGMQECINKALDYSARIQSQREYYSSATYQRYASFSAFMPTLQTSYIYSYNAPTANIAYSLNTFNLTGRINLFRGLRDYLNTKESAQNLTRKSLDLKNAIADITLNTKLAYIKILQSKALLQTAIESKNLLSEQLKKANLFYQQGLRAKNEVLTMELQLSNALITYENAKLNLQYATHQLSNLVGAPINPDEIEEISHIDLINYQEHELLSLALNNNPSYLFIKSQLESAKIARKSAMGAFLPQLDINGIKYWYIDGAGATRYTYGLQSQIGINVSLNLFNGLSDGLNYQIKHYDFLAIQNTLLQYSRDMEINLQSLLKDYESAKKQLNISEDSLKKAKENYTIINNRYLQNLSTYTELINAQLLLTNVQTNINQARYNILSIQANIQRITNP from the coding sequence TTGAGACATTATGGATTTGTGTTTTTTGCACTCTCTTGTGCCTTTATACACAGCATTGCGCCAAACCTCTATGGACTTGGAATGCAAGAATGCATTAATAAAGCCCTTGATTATTCAGCCAGAATCCAATCTCAAAGAGAATACTACTCAAGCGCGACTTACCAACGTTACGCTTCATTTTCGGCATTTATGCCAACGCTTCAAACAAGCTATATTTACAGCTACAATGCTCCAACTGCAAACATAGCATATTCTCTCAATACTTTTAATCTCACAGGTAGAATCAATCTTTTTCGTGGATTAAGAGATTATCTCAATACCAAAGAAAGCGCGCAGAATCTCACAAGAAAAAGCCTTGATCTCAAAAATGCAATCGCTGATATTACGCTCAATACAAAACTTGCCTACATCAAAATCCTCCAATCAAAAGCCCTGCTCCAAACAGCCATAGAATCTAAAAACCTTCTTAGCGAGCAGCTCAAAAAAGCAAACTTATTTTATCAGCAAGGATTGCGCGCCAAAAATGAAGTCCTCACTATGGAGCTTCAACTCTCTAATGCCCTCATCACTTACGAAAACGCAAAGCTCAATCTCCAATACGCCACGCATCAGCTTAGCAATCTTGTCGGCGCACCGATTAATCCGGACGAAATAGAAGAGATTAGCCACATTGATCTTATTAATTATCAAGAACACGAGCTGCTCTCTCTTGCGCTCAATAACAATCCAAGCTATCTTTTTATCAAATCACAACTAGAATCTGCCAAAATAGCACGCAAAAGTGCAATGGGTGCATTTTTGCCACAGCTTGATATAAACGGAATCAAATATTGGTATATTGATGGAGCCGGGGCTACACGCTATACTTACGGGCTTCAAAGCCAAATTGGTATTAATGTTAGTTTAAATCTTTTTAATGGATTAAGTGATGGGCTAAATTACCAAATCAAACATTATGATTTTTTGGCTATTCAAAATACGCTTTTGCAATACTCACGAGATATGGAAATCAATCTCCAATCCCTGCTAAAAGATTATGAGAGTGCCAAAAAACAGCTAAATATCTCTGAGGATTCTCTCAAAAAAGCCAAAGAAAACTACACAATTATCAATAACCGCTACCTCCAAAATCTCTCAACCTACACCGAGCTTATCAATGCCCAACTTTTGCTTACAAACGTGCAAACAAACATCAATCAAGCCCGATATAATATCCTAAGCATTCAAGCCAATATCCAAAGAATCACTAATCCTTAA
- a CDS encoding sodium:proline symporter yields MNAEIVALNTPIIITFVIYALLMLGIGFYFFKKNETTEDYFLGNRSMGPMVSALSAGASDMSGWLLMGLPGALYVGGFIEGYIAIGLTIGATLNWAFVAKRLRIYTSVIADSITIPDYFETRFSDDKHILRLICAFVILIFFTFYISAGLVGGAKLFEATFLLKYDYALSIGTCIIVVYTFFGGYRAVCWTDLIQGLLMMSALIAVAAVMLIKIGGFSEAVHYIAQSDKAKSHITTYQAQIPDIIQEISTNKALTHQILAPLVMDLEQSRDSIISKNPPILAKDLAQKLQAAIISYQQEGNIQPLKELLLILKDAKIKPHNRLTFFEGTSIISIISALAWGFGYFGQPHILVRFMSIRSVKDIKTATIIGISWMSLSLIAACCIGFLGVAYINKFELSLYDPEKIFISMSQILFNPWIAGILLSAILAAIMSTASSQLLVSSSTIAEDFYRKIFKKEASEKTAMFVSRISVLLVSIIAFIISTDKNSSVLHIVAYAWAGFGASFGSVILFSLFWGRMTRMGAIAGMITGAVVVVTYEKFFAKWFDFPIYEIVPGFICASIAIVIVSLLQPVRAGTKEAFEKMLKEVHKK; encoded by the coding sequence ATGAATGCAGAAATAGTTGCACTCAATACCCCAATTATCATTACTTTTGTCATATACGCACTTTTAATGCTAGGCATTGGTTTTTATTTTTTTAAGAAAAACGAAACAACTGAGGATTATTTTTTGGGTAATCGCTCAATGGGACCTATGGTAAGCGCACTTTCAGCCGGTGCTTCTGATATGAGTGGCTGGCTTTTGATGGGACTGCCCGGTGCTCTTTATGTGGGCGGATTTATTGAGGGGTATATCGCCATTGGGCTAACCATTGGAGCGACATTAAATTGGGCTTTTGTGGCAAAGCGACTCAGAATCTATACAAGCGTTATTGCAGATTCTATCACTATTCCTGATTATTTTGAAACGCGATTTTCTGATGATAAACATATCTTGCGCCTCATTTGTGCGTTTGTGATATTGATATTTTTTACCTTTTATATTTCAGCAGGACTTGTTGGCGGGGCGAAGCTCTTTGAGGCGACCTTTTTGCTCAAATACGATTATGCGCTTAGTATCGGGACATGTATTATTGTAGTTTATACATTTTTTGGCGGTTATCGTGCTGTGTGCTGGACAGATTTGATACAGGGATTATTGATGATGAGCGCGCTCATTGCTGTGGCTGCTGTGATGCTTATCAAAATCGGCGGATTTAGCGAAGCAGTGCATTATATCGCACAATCTGATAAAGCAAAATCTCATATCACAACTTATCAAGCCCAGATTCCAGACATTATCCAAGAAATCAGCACCAACAAAGCACTCACACACCAAATACTTGCTCCACTTGTTATGGATTTGGAGCAAAGCAGAGATTCTATCATCTCTAAAAACCCGCCAATCCTTGCCAAAGATCTCGCCCAAAAACTTCAAGCTGCTATTATCTCATATCAGCAAGAAGGCAACATTCAGCCACTCAAAGAGCTTTTACTTATACTCAAAGATGCCAAAATCAAACCACACAACCGCTTAACTTTTTTTGAAGGTACTTCAATCATTAGCATAATATCCGCACTTGCATGGGGGTTTGGCTATTTTGGACAGCCACATATTTTGGTGCGCTTTATGTCTATTAGATCGGTCAAAGACATCAAAACAGCGACAATAATTGGCATATCATGGATGAGTTTGAGCCTTATTGCTGCGTGCTGCATAGGATTTTTAGGAGTGGCATATATTAATAAATTTGAGCTCTCTTTGTATGATCCTGAAAAAATCTTTATTTCAATGAGTCAGATTCTCTTTAATCCTTGGATAGCTGGAATCTTGCTTAGTGCGATTTTGGCAGCGATTATGAGCACAGCAAGCTCACAACTTCTTGTATCAAGCTCAACAATCGCTGAGGACTTTTATCGCAAAATATTCAAAAAAGAAGCTTCAGAAAAAACCGCGATGTTTGTAAGCAGGATAAGCGTTTTGCTTGTCTCAATCATCGCATTTATAATATCCACAGACAAAAATTCTAGCGTGCTACACATTGTCGCGTATGCATGGGCTGGATTTGGAGCAAGCTTTGGGAGTGTGATTTTATTTTCACTATTTTGGGGGAGAATGACTCGAATGGGCGCAATCGCTGGAATGATAACTGGTGCTGTCGTGGTTGTAACATATGAGAAATTTTTTGCCAAATGGTTTGACTTTCCGATTTATGAGATTGTGCCGGGATTTATATGCGCTAGCATTGCTATTGTGATTGTGAGTCTTTTGCAGCCTGTGAGAGCTGGCACAAAAGAAGCGTTTGAAAAAATGCTTAAAGAAGTGCATAAAAAATGA
- a CDS encoding ferritin-like domain-containing protein, protein MSQKEFFATLEPILFSKDFTHKATLLNDIYQSLQSGDCIFDHMHINAKDFFTFTPSVALHPTRIHRPKHAKSGIALAKILHSIAHIEYCAITLALDSAYRFKHLPLRYYIDWIEVAKEEIEHFLLLESLLNEIGFKYGDFAVHLGLYDAMKRTHSSLKYRMGVVHRGLEARGLDANPFVLQKLSLTPHPLTSKINEVFGIILRDEITHVSKGDHWWRFAKEANDDFLDLCKQFQDFSLAGKTLNSNARLQCGFDASEIKRIDNFYNARI, encoded by the coding sequence ATGAGCCAAAAAGAGTTTTTTGCGACCTTAGAGCCGATTCTTTTTTCAAAGGATTTCACGCACAAAGCAACTCTCCTTAATGATATATACCAATCACTTCAAAGCGGGGATTGTATCTTTGATCATATGCACATCAATGCAAAAGATTTTTTTACATTTACACCTTCAGTTGCCCTGCACCCCACGCGCATCCATCGCCCAAAGCATGCCAAATCAGGCATCGCACTTGCTAAGATTCTGCACTCTATCGCCCATATCGAATACTGCGCGATCACATTAGCTCTTGATTCTGCTTATCGCTTCAAACACTTGCCATTGCGCTATTACATAGATTGGATAGAAGTCGCCAAAGAAGAAATAGAGCATTTTTTGCTCTTAGAATCTTTACTGAATGAGATTGGATTTAAGTATGGGGATTTTGCCGTGCATTTGGGGCTATACGATGCGATGAAGCGTACGCATAGTAGCCTCAAATATCGTATGGGAGTAGTCCATAGAGGGCTAGAAGCGCGCGGATTAGATGCTAATCCATTTGTGCTCCAAAAACTCTCTCTCACTCCACACCCACTCACAAGCAAAATCAATGAAGTTTTTGGGATTATTTTGCGCGATGAGATAACGCATGTCAGCAAGGGCGATCACTGGTGGCGTTTCGCAAAAGAAGCAAATGATGATTTTCTTGATCTTTGCAAGCAATTTCAAGACTTCAGTCTCGCTGGCAAGACGCTCAATAGTAACGCAAGACTCCAATGCGGATTTGATGCTAGCGAGATAAAGAGGATTGATAATTTTTATAATGCTAGAATCTAG
- a CDS encoding META domain-containing protein, whose translation MKNFFQKFIFHLIALALCLDSGFAFQSLVAINAYSLMSESRWEVESMQMGEYEFVIPNDVENAYLTFSQSGSGQNNISGIVGCNNYLSSFEIQGNGKYITILPGVLSKKMCDGIAMNIETIFTKHFVGGFVVMGDEESITLVGKNFKIRLVPSLFDEP comes from the coding sequence ATGAAAAATTTTTTCCAAAAATTCATCTTTCATCTTATCGCTCTTGCACTTTGCCTAGATTCTGGCTTTGCATTTCAAAGTCTTGTCGCTATTAATGCGTATTCTCTGATGTCAGAGAGTCGCTGGGAAGTAGAATCCATGCAAATGGGCGAGTATGAATTTGTCATTCCAAATGATGTAGAAAACGCCTATCTCACATTCTCTCAAAGTGGCTCTGGGCAAAATAATATCTCTGGGATTGTGGGCTGCAATAACTATTTGAGCTCTTTTGAGATACAAGGCAATGGCAAATATATAACGATACTGCCCGGGGTGTTGAGTAAAAAAATGTGCGATGGAATCGCTATGAATATCGAGACGATTTTTACAAAGCATTTTGTCGGTGGGTTTGTGGTGATGGGCGATGAGGAGAGTATTACTTTGGTTGGAAAGAATTTTAAGATAAGGCTTGTGCCATCGCTTTTTGATGAGCCATAG
- a CDS encoding branched-chain amino acid transporter permease, translated as MLDSFLIVIVVIVATVLTRFLPFWIFSQDKIPQSLLQLGKILPPALIGMLIVYCLKDMDLEHAPFGLNEILGVIITALLYIFTRFGVLAVIGGTLGYMFLVQSHILSHVI; from the coding sequence ATGTTAGATAGTTTTTTGATCGTTATCGTGGTGATTGTAGCGACTGTGCTTACACGATTTTTGCCTTTTTGGATTTTTTCTCAAGACAAGATTCCGCAATCCCTCCTTCAATTAGGCAAAATCCTACCACCAGCCCTTATTGGAATGTTGATTGTGTATTGCCTCAAAGATATGGATTTAGAGCATGCTCCATTTGGGCTCAATGAAATTCTAGGTGTCATCATCACTGCATTGCTGTATATTTTTACGAGATTTGGGGTTTTGGCTGTGATTGGTGGGACATTGGGGTATATGTTTTTGGTTCAAAGTCATATTTTATCGCATGTTATCTAG
- a CDS encoding Dps family protein: protein MKKTIGGLKKLQADSIVLYMKVHNYHWNVKGADFPQAHKALEGIYEDFADMFDDLAERIVQLGEVPVVTLSEALKTSKIKEETKTSFSSKEVLKEVLKIYQHLQESFIDLAKSADKDDDRVTAAYCDEQLAKLEKSIWMIKVQLA, encoded by the coding sequence ATGAAAAAAACAATCGGTGGTTTAAAAAAATTACAAGCAGATAGTATTGTGCTTTATATGAAAGTGCATAATTACCACTGGAATGTAAAAGGTGCGGATTTCCCGCAAGCACACAAGGCATTAGAAGGAATCTATGAGGATTTTGCCGATATGTTTGATGATTTGGCAGAGCGAATCGTCCAACTTGGTGAAGTGCCTGTGGTTACGCTTTCTGAAGCACTCAAAACAAGCAAAATCAAAGAAGAGACAAAAACTTCATTTTCTTCAAAAGAAGTGCTTAAAGAAGTGCTTAAAATCTATCAACATTTGCAAGAAAGCTTTATAGATCTAGCCAAATCAGCAGACAAAGATGATGATAGAGTTACAGCTGCATATTGCGATGAGCAATTAGCAAAACTTGAAAAATCTATTTGGATGATCAAAGTCCAGCTTGCTTAA
- the hisD gene encoding histidinol dehydrogenase, which yields MKILNTQSRDFDTLFEQILLRGKQDIEGVTHKASQILQEVANHKQSAILEQVRLFDEWNPKTINDLFITPQECQKAYQALDKDQAKALHIAYERIYSFHQKQKQQTWLDIEDNGSILGQRWSPIERVGLYIPGGKAAYPSSLLMNAIPAIVAGSQSIVVCTPTPKNQTNHLLLAALHICGIKEIYKVGGASAIGLMAYGIENIKKVDFISGPGNIFVATAKKIVFGEVGIDMIAGPSEIAIIADDKANVEYLAYDLLSQAEHDEMASSFLFTTSCEKAKQVAQTIDKILPTLPKERIASQSINNRGAIIVCDTLDEAIHLSNQLAPEHLEILTERPFEVMPKIKHAGAIFLGENTPEPIGDYLAGPNHTLPTGGSARFFSPLGVENFMKRSSIISFSKQAIQSLGKDCSLLAHLENLDAHKQAVLARLDTKQ from the coding sequence ATAAAGATTCTAAACACCCAATCTCGCGACTTTGATACATTATTTGAGCAAATATTGCTTCGAGGAAAGCAAGATATTGAGGGCGTTACACACAAAGCAAGTCAAATCCTACAAGAAGTCGCAAACCATAAGCAAAGCGCGATTTTGGAGCAAGTGCGGTTATTTGATGAGTGGAATCCAAAAACAATCAATGATCTATTTATCACACCACAAGAATGCCAAAAAGCCTATCAAGCACTTGATAAAGATCAAGCCAAAGCCCTTCATATCGCGTATGAGAGAATCTACTCATTTCACCAAAAGCAAAAGCAACAAACTTGGCTTGACATCGAAGATAATGGTAGTATTTTGGGGCAGAGGTGGAGTCCAATTGAGCGCGTGGGGCTTTATATTCCCGGTGGCAAAGCAGCCTATCCTAGCTCTCTTCTTATGAATGCGATTCCTGCTATCGTGGCTGGATCACAAAGTATTGTTGTTTGCACGCCTACACCCAAAAATCAAACAAATCATCTCTTGCTTGCAGCATTACACATCTGCGGAATCAAAGAAATCTACAAAGTCGGTGGCGCAAGTGCGATTGGCTTAATGGCGTATGGTATTGAAAACATCAAAAAAGTGGATTTTATCAGCGGACCAGGCAATATTTTTGTAGCCACCGCCAAAAAAATCGTGTTTGGAGAAGTTGGTATCGATATGATCGCAGGACCTAGTGAGATCGCTATAATCGCCGATGATAAGGCTAATGTCGAGTATTTGGCATATGATCTGCTCTCTCAAGCCGAACACGATGAAATGGCAAGCTCATTTCTCTTTACTACTTCTTGTGAGAAAGCCAAGCAGGTCGCCCAAACAATAGACAAAATCCTTCCTACTTTGCCAAAAGAAAGAATCGCCTCACAAAGCATCAACAATCGAGGGGCAATCATTGTATGCGATACTTTAGATGAGGCTATTCATCTTTCAAATCAGCTTGCTCCTGAGCATTTAGAGATTCTAACTGAACGTCCATTTGAAGTAATGCCAAAAATCAAGCACGCAGGGGCTATTTTTTTAGGTGAAAATACGCCAGAACCTATTGGAGATTACCTTGCAGGACCAAATCATACACTTCCGACAGGAGGAAGTGCGCGGTTTTTCTCACCACTTGGGGTTGAAAACTTTATGAAACGTTCATCTATTATTAGTTTTTCAAAGCAAGCTATCCAATCTCTTGGTAAAGACTGCTCTTTGCTCGCGCATTTGGAGAATCTTGATGCGCATAAGCAGGCAGTTTTGGCAAGACTTGATACAAAGCAATGA
- a CDS encoding DUF2018 family protein: MWEDFNNLEVLQGDPIQKWSEIMLNASPTLVTQELERLLELLATFEVAFEESGNDLRKFTHTHKEQIQAQMQNIAIESMAKILSENE; encoded by the coding sequence ATGTGGGAAGATTTTAATAATTTAGAAGTATTGCAAGGCGATCCTATCCAAAAATGGAGCGAAATTATGCTTAATGCCTCACCAACGCTTGTTACACAAGAGCTTGAGCGATTGCTTGAGCTCTTGGCGACTTTTGAGGTGGCGTTTGAAGAAAGCGGAAATGATTTGCGTAAATTTACCCACACGCACAAAGAGCAAATACAAGCGCAAATGCAAAATATCGCTATTGAATCTATGGCAAAAATTTTGAGCGAAAATGAATAG
- a CDS encoding polyprenyl synthetase family protein, with protein sequence MLEKVKNRCDKWIAQLQNPHISTMYNAIASGKMLRSKLILAIIPPESNPHKHDQIIDLCAIIELIQCASLLHDDVIDDALVRRGNESINASFGNKNAIMLGDVLYSSAYAKLCEFDKQIAQYIAQCVSDLSIGEVNDVFYAHSFQSDLEIYYQILEQKTAALIKACTKSAAILANLNHAQYEEYGKNLGIGFQIIDDILDITQDSQTLGKPNMNDLREGKSTLAFILLYHKLPLNQRQTFLDAFKRADSSDIEWFRFQFKTHNIIHESKQIAKDFINKAIKAIENENNPRLIEVAHSMIQRSF encoded by the coding sequence ATGCTAGAAAAAGTCAAAAATCGTTGTGATAAATGGATAGCGCAATTACAAAATCCACACATTAGCACAATGTATAATGCAATCGCTTCGGGCAAAATGTTGCGTTCCAAGCTTATTCTTGCGATTATTCCACCAGAATCTAACCCACACAAACACGATCAAATCATTGATTTGTGCGCTATTATCGAGCTTATACAATGCGCTTCATTGCTTCATGATGATGTGATTGATGATGCTTTGGTGCGTAGAGGCAATGAAAGTATCAACGCATCATTTGGTAATAAAAATGCCATTATGCTTGGCGATGTGCTGTATTCAAGCGCGTATGCTAAATTATGCGAGTTTGATAAACAAATCGCCCAATACATCGCGCAATGTGTCAGCGATCTTTCAATCGGAGAAGTCAATGATGTCTTTTATGCGCACTCTTTTCAATCGGATTTGGAGATTTATTATCAGATTCTAGAGCAAAAAACAGCCGCGCTCATCAAAGCCTGCACCAAATCCGCCGCCATTCTAGCCAATCTCAATCACGCGCAATATGAAGAATATGGCAAGAATCTAGGCATAGGATTTCAAATCATTGATGATATACTTGACATCACGCAAGATTCCCAGACTTTAGGCAAGCCAAATATGAATGATTTGCGCGAGGGCAAAAGCACATTAGCATTTATTTTGCTCTATCATAAGCTTCCATTAAATCAGCGACAAACTTTTTTAGATGCGTTCAAAAGGGCAGATTCTAGTGATATAGAATGGTTTAGATTCCAGTTTAAGACGCACAATATCATACATGAGTCAAAGCAAATCGCCAAAGATTTTATCAACAAAGCAATCAAAGCCATTGAGAATGAAAATAATCCCAGACTTATAGAAGTGGCGCATTCAATGATTCAAAGGAGTTTTTAA